One window from the genome of Haloprofundus halobius encodes:
- a CDS encoding MFS transporter, with protein MVRPSLYVKYYAYVTTTYASFTAAIWILFVRAQGLSFAEVGLLNAVWWIGLVAAEIPTGYVGDRIGRRNGMLVGTVVVALATVGMGLSTTFPEFAVVYGAWAVGQTFRTGSDDAWLYELLAERDATAEFAAVKGRATGLGLAVGALTAPVGGALADENFRLPFFATAAVTALGVPVLLSVPETGDEDVGRFTVAAAVRVIRGRLAQPPLRTFVCYFALLFGVVQMTYIFDQPVAQDVALAAGVPESATKTAVGVVYAGFTLVAAAVSYRTGWLRRRIGIRRWFAAVPFVVGVLFAALWVAPILAVPAFFVARAVNTASITLGNQYLNDRIDSAGRATVLSAASMVYSLAAVPFEVVGGVVADATSPLGALALFGIVLVGGAAAMRALVRPIA; from the coding sequence ATGGTTCGACCGAGTCTCTACGTGAAGTACTACGCCTACGTCACGACGACGTACGCGAGCTTCACCGCCGCCATCTGGATTCTGTTCGTCCGGGCGCAGGGGCTCTCATTCGCCGAGGTCGGTCTGCTCAACGCGGTCTGGTGGATCGGACTCGTCGCCGCCGAGATACCGACGGGGTACGTCGGCGACCGCATCGGCCGCCGCAACGGGATGCTCGTGGGGACCGTCGTCGTCGCGCTCGCGACCGTCGGGATGGGACTGTCGACGACGTTCCCCGAGTTCGCCGTCGTCTACGGCGCGTGGGCCGTCGGCCAGACGTTTCGTACCGGCAGCGACGACGCCTGGCTCTACGAACTGCTCGCCGAGCGGGACGCGACCGCGGAGTTCGCCGCCGTCAAGGGTCGCGCGACGGGCCTCGGTCTCGCCGTCGGCGCGCTGACCGCCCCCGTCGGCGGCGCGCTGGCGGACGAGAACTTCCGGCTCCCCTTCTTCGCGACGGCGGCGGTGACGGCGCTCGGCGTCCCCGTCCTGCTGTCGGTGCCGGAGACCGGCGACGAGGACGTCGGGAGATTCACCGTCGCCGCGGCGGTTCGCGTGATTCGCGGCCGCCTCGCACAACCGCCGCTGCGGACGTTCGTGTGCTACTTCGCGCTGCTGTTCGGCGTCGTCCAGATGACGTACATCTTCGACCAGCCCGTCGCCCAGGACGTCGCGCTCGCGGCGGGCGTTCCCGAATCGGCGACGAAGACCGCCGTCGGCGTCGTCTACGCCGGCTTCACGCTCGTCGCCGCCGCGGTGAGTTACCGAACCGGTTGGCTCCGCCGCCGAATCGGTATTCGACGGTGGTTCGCCGCGGTGCCGTTCGTCGTCGGCGTGCTGTTCGCGGCGCTGTGGGTCGCGCCGATTCTCGCCGTCCCGGCGTTCTTCGTCGCCCGCGCGGTCAACACCGCGTCGATCACGCTCGGCAACCAGTACCTGAACGATCGCATCGACTCCGCCGGGCGCGCCACGGTGCTCTCTGCGGCGTCGATGGTCTACTCGCTGGCGGCGGTACCCTTCGAGGTGGTCGGCGGAGTGGTCGCCGACGCGACGTCGCCGCTCGGGGCGCTTGCGCTGTTCGGCATCGTGCTCGTCGGCGGGGCGGCGGCGATGCGAGCGCTGGTTCGCCCCATCGCCTGA
- the pdhA gene encoding pyruvate dehydrogenase (acetyl-transferring) E1 component subunit alpha, which produces MPRETAYEHSIDHVQVLSPDGSVDSELAPDLSEDDLLEMYWTMKRSRRLDERAIALQRRGELGTYAPAVGQEAAQVASAHALADEDWMVTSFRETPAYLARGTPPRMLLWYAMGMEEGSATTRESRTMPPSIPVGSQALHGAGLGWAQEIAGEDAASLVYFGDGATSEGDVYEAANLAGVFDAHTVFLCQNNHYAISVPRAQQTRAETLAQKALAAGIEGVQVDGNDALGTYAVVRDALASARDGDPVFVEALTYRRSLHTTSDDPSVYRHEEEEQEWETRDPIARFETYLRDRELLDDDRISDVEASIEDDLRGEIEAANEGREAVDAEEMFDYAFETPIPELERQRAEFRDAVSGGDGDGR; this is translated from the coding sequence GTGCCGCGAGAAACTGCCTACGAACACTCGATAGACCACGTGCAGGTGTTGTCCCCCGACGGGAGCGTCGACTCGGAGCTAGCGCCCGACCTCTCCGAGGACGACCTGCTCGAGATGTACTGGACGATGAAACGCTCGCGGCGACTCGACGAGCGCGCTATCGCCCTGCAGCGACGGGGCGAACTCGGCACCTACGCGCCCGCCGTCGGACAGGAGGCCGCGCAGGTCGCAAGCGCCCACGCGCTCGCCGACGAGGACTGGATGGTGACCTCGTTCCGCGAGACGCCCGCCTACCTCGCCCGCGGGACGCCGCCACGGATGCTCCTGTGGTACGCGATGGGGATGGAGGAGGGGTCGGCGACGACGCGCGAGAGTCGGACCATGCCGCCGTCGATTCCCGTCGGCTCGCAGGCGCTGCACGGGGCCGGACTCGGGTGGGCCCAGGAGATCGCCGGCGAGGACGCCGCGTCGCTCGTCTACTTCGGCGACGGCGCGACCTCGGAGGGCGACGTGTACGAGGCGGCGAACCTCGCGGGCGTCTTCGACGCCCACACCGTCTTCCTCTGCCAGAACAACCACTACGCCATCTCGGTTCCACGTGCGCAGCAGACCCGCGCAGAGACGCTGGCGCAGAAAGCTCTCGCCGCCGGTATCGAGGGCGTGCAGGTCGACGGTAACGACGCGCTCGGCACGTACGCCGTCGTCCGTGACGCCCTCGCGAGCGCCCGCGACGGCGACCCGGTGTTCGTCGAGGCACTAACCTACCGCCGCTCTTTGCACACCACCTCCGACGACCCCTCTGTCTATCGTCACGAGGAGGAAGAACAGGAGTGGGAGACGCGCGACCCCATCGCTCGCTTCGAGACGTACCTCCGCGACCGAGAGCTACTGGACGACGACCGCATCTCGGACGTCGAGGCGTCCATCGAGGACGACCTCCGCGGCGAAATCGAGGCCGCGAACGAGGGGCGCGAGGCGGTCGACGCCGAGGAGATGTTCGACTACGCCTTCGAGACGCCCATCCCCGAGTTGGAGCGCCAGCGCGCCGAGTTCCGCGACGCTGTGTCGGGAGGTGACGGCGATGGCCGATAG
- a CDS encoding alpha-ketoacid dehydrogenase subunit beta: MADRQRLVEAVRNTLLEEMARDDSVVVYGQDVGRNGGVFRATQGLLDEYPNRVYDAPVAEAGIVGLGVGLGTYGFTPVPEIEFSGFMHQAFHQLQQHVARLRSRTRGEMNCPMTIRAPYGGGIRALEHHSESFEAGYAHTPGLKVVVPSTPADAKGLLASSIRDPDPVVFFEPTRLYRAFRGEVPEGDYTVSLGEADVVQAGDDVTVVAWGAMRHRALDAAENVDASVELIDPRSIVPFDTETVLASVRKTGRCVVVHEAPKTGGMAAEITARINDRALYYLEAPVQRVTGYDVPYPLFAREDEYVPDEDRIRRGIERALSD, translated from the coding sequence ATGGCCGATAGACAGCGCCTCGTCGAGGCCGTCCGCAACACGCTGCTCGAGGAGATGGCTCGCGACGACTCCGTCGTCGTCTACGGGCAGGACGTAGGTCGAAACGGCGGCGTCTTCCGGGCGACGCAGGGCCTCCTCGACGAGTACCCCAATCGGGTGTACGACGCGCCGGTCGCCGAGGCGGGCATCGTCGGTCTCGGCGTCGGACTCGGCACGTACGGCTTCACGCCCGTCCCCGAGATCGAGTTCTCGGGGTTCATGCACCAGGCGTTCCATCAGCTACAACAGCACGTCGCCCGCCTCCGCAGTCGAACCCGAGGAGAGATGAACTGCCCGATGACCATCCGCGCGCCCTACGGCGGCGGCATCCGCGCGCTCGAACACCACTCCGAGAGCTTCGAGGCCGGTTACGCGCACACGCCGGGGCTGAAAGTCGTCGTCCCGTCGACGCCTGCCGACGCGAAGGGTCTCCTCGCGAGTTCCATCCGCGACCCCGACCCGGTCGTCTTCTTCGAGCCGACCCGACTCTACCGGGCGTTCCGCGGGGAGGTGCCCGAGGGCGACTACACCGTTTCGCTCGGCGAGGCCGACGTGGTGCAGGCGGGCGACGACGTGACTGTGGTCGCGTGGGGTGCGATGCGTCACCGCGCGCTCGACGCGGCCGAGAACGTCGACGCGAGCGTCGAACTGATCGACCCGCGCAGCATCGTCCCGTTCGACACCGAGACGGTGTTGGCGTCGGTCCGGAAGACCGGCCGCTGCGTCGTGGTTCACGAAGCGCCTAAGACAGGGGGAATGGCCGCCGAGATAACAGCCCGCATCAACGACCGGGCGCTCTACTACCTCGAAGCGCCGGTCCAGCGAGTCACCGGTTACGACGTCCCCTATCCGTTGTTCGCCAGAGAAGACGAGTACGTCCCCGACGAAGACCGGATTCGACGCGGTATCGAGCGGGCGCTGTCGGACTGA
- a CDS encoding winged helix-turn-helix domain-containing protein, whose translation MSHPAGSESVAAEADAGIAPAEAFALLGNDTRIEILQALLDENGSDEPVSFSELYDRVDVDDTAHFNYHLKKLTDHFVRRTDEGYSFRYPGWKVVRAVFAGTFTDRAELEPFDADGDCYDCGGDLEAWYAEERLTIACGDCGTVHVSYPFPPGGLDDRTPEELLQAFHHHVRHHYCLAADGVCPECMGKMETTLSRETEYAGLDVQVTHECRRCHNRLHSAVGLNLLDNADVMTFHAERGVDLSTRPFWTLPWCVSDEYTDVVSCDPLEIRLDIPRGDDSMCIVLDDSLNVLEVDGCARPVGASEG comes from the coding sequence ATGAGCCACCCTGCCGGGAGCGAGTCGGTAGCCGCCGAAGCCGACGCCGGTATCGCCCCCGCCGAAGCGTTCGCCCTCCTCGGCAACGACACGCGAATCGAGATTCTTCAGGCGCTTCTGGACGAAAACGGCTCCGATGAGCCCGTCTCGTTCTCGGAACTGTACGACCGCGTCGACGTCGACGACACCGCCCACTTCAACTACCACCTGAAGAAGCTCACCGACCACTTCGTCCGCCGGACCGACGAGGGCTACTCGTTCCGCTATCCGGGCTGGAAAGTCGTTCGCGCCGTCTTCGCCGGCACGTTCACCGACCGCGCGGAGTTGGAGCCGTTCGACGCCGACGGCGACTGCTACGACTGCGGCGGCGACCTGGAGGCGTGGTACGCCGAGGAGCGACTCACCATCGCCTGTGGCGACTGCGGGACCGTCCACGTCAGCTACCCGTTCCCGCCGGGTGGCCTCGACGACCGAACGCCCGAGGAACTGCTGCAGGCGTTTCACCACCACGTCCGCCACCACTACTGTCTCGCCGCCGACGGCGTCTGTCCCGAGTGTATGGGGAAGATGGAGACGACGCTCTCGCGGGAGACCGAGTACGCCGGACTCGACGTGCAGGTGACCCACGAGTGCCGTCGGTGTCACAATCGGTTGCACTCCGCCGTCGGTCTCAACTTGCTGGACAACGCCGACGTGATGACGTTCCACGCCGAACGCGGCGTCGACCTGAGTACCCGTCCGTTCTGGACGCTCCCGTGGTGCGTCAGCGACGAGTACACGGACGTGGTCTCCTGCGACCCGCTGGAGATTCGTCTCGACATCCCCCGCGGCGACGACTCGATGTGTATCGTCCTCGACGACTCGCTGAACGTCCTGGAGGTGGACGGCTGTGCGCGGCCGGTCGGCGCGTCGGAGGGGTAA
- a CDS encoding formate/nitrite transporter family protein encodes MAEPDGGETASRFIGEQPPAREILEKQIDEGLHEINRELDGLFLSGLSAGLDIGFGPLLMAVVLTLSAGSYGDLPTELLLASAYSIGFIFVVLGRSELFTEHTTLAVLPVIDGRASWSDLGRLWSVIFVSNVLGGLVFAAFVVIAIPDLGVATPEAFVTVAEKLVHHSDSGMFWSAVLAGWLMGLLSWLVTAAQGTISRVLIVWLVTASIGILHLPHSIAGNVEVLFGLFIAPEITFADYGRFLVLATLGNAVGGSVFVALLKYGHVSRG; translated from the coding sequence GTGGCTGAACCCGACGGCGGCGAGACGGCGAGCAGGTTCATCGGCGAGCAGCCTCCAGCACGCGAGATTCTCGAGAAGCAGATCGACGAGGGGTTACACGAGATAAACCGCGAACTCGACGGACTGTTCCTCTCGGGGCTGTCGGCGGGGCTCGACATCGGCTTCGGACCGCTGTTGATGGCCGTCGTGCTCACGCTGTCCGCCGGCAGCTACGGCGACCTACCGACCGAACTGCTGCTCGCCAGCGCCTACTCCATCGGCTTCATCTTCGTCGTTCTCGGGCGGTCGGAGCTGTTCACCGAACACACGACGCTGGCGGTGCTCCCCGTCATCGACGGACGGGCTTCGTGGAGCGACCTCGGACGGCTCTGGTCGGTGATATTCGTGAGCAACGTGCTCGGCGGACTGGTGTTCGCGGCGTTCGTCGTGATCGCCATTCCGGACCTCGGCGTCGCCACCCCCGAGGCGTTCGTCACCGTCGCGGAGAAACTCGTCCACCACAGCGACTCGGGGATGTTCTGGTCGGCCGTCCTCGCCGGCTGGCTGATGGGACTGCTCTCGTGGCTCGTCACCGCCGCGCAGGGCACGATAAGTCGCGTTCTCATCGTCTGGCTCGTCACGGCCTCCATCGGCATCCTCCACCTCCCGCACTCCATCGCGGGCAACGTCGAGGTGCTGTTCGGCCTGTTCATCGCCCCCGAGATAACGTTCGCCGACTACGGCCGGTTCCTGGTCCTCGCGACGCTCGGCAACGCAGTCGGCGGGTCGGTGTTCGTCGCCCTCCTGAAGTACGGACACGTGAGTCGAGGGTGA
- a CDS encoding amidohydrolase yields MTEAADLLLVDAEVHSLVGADGDTEGDADETYEALAIRDGEIVRLGSTYDVEFLAGAESEVVDLDGRVVLPGFVDAHVHLSMTGRYLVHANLSGASGPVEAIERLRERADEVGSDDWIQGYGYDESTWDKSRYLTREDLDAVSDSRPVVAFREDMHVASLNSVALDRCRDEMPETDVHIEGGEPTGVVVEEAVDPVFEAVEPDAEEMRELLTAAQQRANELGTTGVHDMVRHSRAPQVYRELDLAGDLSLRVRINYWADHLDAVTEAGLRTNHGSEMVRTGAIKSYTDGSFGGRTAKLSEPYSDDASATGQWVVDPEELGDIVAHADDAGFQVTAHAIGDEAVDAVLDAYSETEHPGEMRHRVEHVELASDEAIERFGELGVVASVQPNFLKWADEGGLYEARLDDRRTETNRYPALLDVGAPLAFGSDCMPLDPLLGIHWAVNAPAESQRLGVTEALRAYTLGAAYAGFDETRLGTVEVGKRADLTVLDESPWERSAAIRDLDVAMTVVDGDVVFDGR; encoded by the coding sequence ATGACCGAAGCAGCAGACCTCCTCCTCGTCGACGCGGAGGTCCACAGCCTCGTCGGTGCCGACGGGGACACCGAGGGCGACGCCGACGAGACGTACGAGGCACTCGCCATCCGAGACGGCGAAATCGTCCGTCTCGGGTCGACGTACGACGTGGAGTTCCTCGCCGGGGCCGAGAGCGAGGTCGTCGATCTCGACGGTCGGGTCGTCCTCCCCGGGTTCGTCGACGCCCACGTCCACCTCTCGATGACGGGGCGTTACCTCGTCCACGCGAACCTCTCGGGTGCCTCGGGCCCCGTAGAGGCCATCGAACGGCTTCGGGAGCGCGCCGACGAGGTCGGTTCTGACGACTGGATTCAGGGCTACGGCTACGACGAGAGCACGTGGGACAAGTCGCGGTATCTCACCCGCGAGGACCTCGATGCAGTATCCGATTCTCGACCCGTCGTCGCGTTCCGCGAGGACATGCACGTCGCCTCGCTCAACTCGGTCGCCTTGGACCGCTGCCGCGACGAGATGCCCGAGACGGACGTCCACATCGAGGGCGGCGAACCGACCGGCGTCGTCGTCGAGGAAGCCGTCGACCCCGTCTTCGAGGCGGTCGAACCCGACGCCGAGGAGATGCGGGAGCTGTTGACCGCGGCCCAGCAGCGCGCGAACGAACTCGGCACCACCGGCGTCCACGACATGGTCCGGCACTCGCGCGCGCCGCAGGTGTACCGGGAGCTGGACCTCGCGGGCGACCTCTCGCTCCGGGTTCGAATCAACTACTGGGCCGATCACCTCGACGCCGTCACGGAGGCGGGTCTGCGGACGAACCACGGCAGCGAGATGGTTCGGACGGGTGCGATAAAGAGCTACACCGACGGGAGTTTCGGCGGCCGGACCGCCAAACTCTCCGAGCCGTACAGCGACGACGCGTCGGCGACGGGCCAGTGGGTCGTCGACCCCGAGGAACTGGGTGACATCGTTGCCCACGCCGACGACGCCGGCTTTCAGGTGACCGCCCACGCCATCGGCGACGAGGCCGTCGACGCCGTGCTGGACGCGTATTCTGAGACGGAGCACCCGGGCGAGATGCGCCACCGCGTCGAACACGTCGAACTGGCCTCCGACGAAGCCATCGAGCGGTTCGGCGAACTGGGCGTCGTCGCCTCCGTCCAGCCCAACTTCCTGAAGTGGGCCGACGAAGGCGGTCTCTACGAGGCGCGACTCGACGACAGACGGACGGAGACGAACCGCTATCCCGCGTTACTCGACGTGGGCGCGCCGCTGGCGTTCGGCTCCGACTGTATGCCGTTGGACCCGCTGTTGGGGATTCACTGGGCGGTCAACGCGCCCGCCGAGAGCCAGCGTCTCGGGGTGACCGAGGCGCTGCGAGCATACACGCTGGGCGCGGCGTACGCCGGCTTCGACGAGACACGACTGGGAACCGTCGAGGTCGGCAAGCGCGCCGATTTGACCGTGCTCGACGAGTCGCCGTGGGAGCGGTCGGCGGCGATTCGCGACCTCGACGTGGCAATGACCGTCGTCGACGGCGACGTGGTGTTCGACGGGCGATAG
- the hmgA gene encoding hydroxymethylglutaryl-CoA reductase (NADPH), with protein sequence MTDAEALADRVRDGDLRLHELEEHADADTATAARRLLVEEQTDASLDAVSDYSFPAEQADPNIENMVGAAQIPMGVVGPVTINGGALSGERYLPLATTEGALLASVNRGLSVVDGAGGARARVTKSGMTRAPVFSVADVVEAEALVSWVRDNEPALKEAAEETTSHGELLDVTPYVVGNSVFLRFRYDTKDAMGMNMATIATQAACDVVEDETAASLVALSGNLCTDKKPAAINAVEGRGRSVTADVTIPREVVEERLHTTPEAIAEINTRKNLVGSAKAGSLGFNAHVANVVAAMFLATGQDAAQVVEGSNAITTAEVQDGDLYVSVSLASLEVGTVGGGTKLPTQAEGLDVLDVRGGGDPAGANADALAEAIAVGSLAGELSLLAALGSRHLSSAHEELGR encoded by the coding sequence ATGACCGACGCCGAAGCCCTCGCCGACCGCGTCCGCGACGGCGACCTGCGACTCCACGAACTCGAAGAGCACGCCGACGCCGACACCGCGACGGCCGCGCGCCGACTCCTCGTCGAGGAGCAGACAGACGCTTCGCTCGACGCCGTCAGCGACTACTCGTTTCCTGCTGAGCAGGCCGATCCGAACATCGAGAACATGGTCGGTGCGGCCCAGATTCCGATGGGCGTCGTCGGCCCGGTCACGATAAACGGCGGCGCGCTCTCCGGCGAGCGCTACCTCCCGCTTGCGACGACCGAGGGCGCGCTTCTGGCCTCCGTGAATCGCGGCCTCTCGGTCGTCGACGGCGCGGGCGGCGCACGGGCGCGGGTGACGAAATCCGGAATGACTCGCGCGCCGGTGTTCAGCGTCGCCGACGTGGTCGAAGCCGAGGCGCTCGTCTCGTGGGTCCGTGACAACGAACCGGCGCTGAAGGAGGCAGCCGAGGAGACGACGAGTCACGGCGAACTGCTCGACGTGACGCCGTACGTCGTCGGTAACTCCGTCTTCCTGCGCTTCCGCTACGACACGAAGGACGCGATGGGGATGAACATGGCCACCATCGCTACCCAAGCGGCGTGCGACGTGGTCGAAGACGAGACGGCTGCCTCGCTCGTCGCGCTCTCGGGCAACCTCTGCACCGACAAGAAACCCGCCGCCATCAACGCCGTCGAAGGCCGTGGGCGAAGCGTCACCGCGGACGTGACGATCCCGCGGGAAGTCGTCGAAGAGCGTCTCCACACGACGCCCGAGGCCATCGCCGAAATCAACACTCGGAAGAACCTCGTCGGCAGCGCTAAAGCGGGAAGCCTCGGCTTCAACGCTCACGTCGCCAACGTCGTCGCCGCGATGTTTCTGGCGACCGGACAGGACGCGGCGCAGGTCGTCGAAGGGTCGAACGCCATCACGACTGCGGAAGTGCAGGATGGTGATCTCTACGTCTCCGTCTCCTTGGCGAGCCTCGAAGTCGGCACCGTCGGCGGCGGGACTAAGTTACCGACGCAGGCGGAAGGACTCGACGTGCTCGACGTCCGCGGCGGCGGCGACCCCGCGGGTGCGAACGCCGACGCTCTCGCCGAAGCGATCGCCGTGGGGTCGCTCGCGGGCGAACTCTCGCTGCTCGCGGCGCTCGGGTCGCGGCATCTGTCGAGCGCACACGAGGAACTGGGTCGATAG
- a CDS encoding DUF5817 domain-containing protein: MYAVVGCNGCSNVWILENPREQASAQCSRCGKRHQTKKLRQMYTAEDHDAARQVRSAIVAEKQGASEAFSTLDSVSEMETQLDDAHISDREYLERSGLDADEVAAAGDASSSSASSSKSRRELVEEAVSKQDRPTEEEVVSYAAERGVPAEKARDILEKLTLGGEVSESGGRYRSL; encoded by the coding sequence ATGTACGCCGTCGTCGGCTGCAACGGCTGTTCGAACGTCTGGATTCTGGAGAATCCACGCGAGCAGGCGTCGGCACAGTGCTCGCGCTGCGGCAAGCGCCACCAGACGAAGAAACTGCGGCAGATGTACACCGCCGAAGACCACGACGCCGCCCGGCAGGTCCGGTCGGCGATAGTAGCCGAAAAACAGGGCGCGTCGGAGGCGTTCTCGACTCTCGACTCGGTCTCGGAGATGGAGACGCAACTCGACGACGCCCACATCTCCGACCGAGAGTATCTCGAACGCTCGGGGCTCGACGCCGACGAAGTCGCCGCCGCGGGCGACGCCTCCTCGTCGTCCGCGTCTTCGTCGAAATCGCGGCGCGAACTCGTCGAGGAGGCAGTAAGCAAGCAGGACCGGCCGACGGAGGAAGAAGTCGTCAGCTACGCCGCAGAGCGCGGCGTTCCCGCCGAGAAGGCGCGCGACATCTTGGAGAAGCTCACCCTCGGCGGCGAGGTGTCGGAGAGCGGCGGCCGGTACCGGTCGCTCTGA
- a CDS encoding YihY/virulence factor BrkB family protein, with protein sequence MGLTSTLRTVVRVARDRDITFLAAGFAYYALQSFIPLVIFVFVLATYVGEGQVVMQLLDQVSAYVSESGRQVLEQALTSSAGRRGASLASLGFLLWGALKMFRGLSKAFGEVYGSFHSVGFVRRLLDGLFVLGIVLVAIALMVGAGVVVTFVDLSIPYPAFVTTLSLFVLLILVLLPIYYILPPVSVTFKHVIPGTVVTAGGWILLQLGFLYYAQNASQYQAYGVLGAVLLFVTWLYLGGILVLLGAVVNVVIERPTPYAELRAPR encoded by the coding sequence GTGGGACTGACTAGTACGCTCCGAACGGTCGTCCGCGTCGCGCGGGACCGGGATATCACGTTTCTCGCCGCGGGATTCGCCTACTACGCGCTCCAATCGTTCATCCCGCTAGTCATTTTCGTATTCGTCTTGGCGACGTACGTCGGAGAAGGCCAGGTAGTGATGCAGTTGCTCGACCAGGTGAGCGCATACGTCTCTGAGAGCGGGCGGCAGGTGCTCGAACAGGCCCTGACCAGTTCCGCGGGCCGTAGAGGGGCGAGTCTCGCCAGCCTCGGCTTTCTCCTCTGGGGCGCGTTGAAGATGTTTCGCGGCCTCTCGAAGGCGTTCGGCGAGGTGTACGGCAGTTTCCACTCCGTCGGCTTCGTCCGACGGTTGCTCGACGGACTGTTCGTCCTCGGTATCGTCCTCGTCGCCATCGCACTCATGGTCGGCGCGGGCGTCGTCGTCACGTTCGTGGACCTCTCGATTCCGTATCCGGCGTTCGTGACGACGCTGTCGCTGTTCGTGCTGCTTATCCTCGTCCTCCTGCCGATCTACTACATCCTCCCGCCGGTGTCGGTGACGTTCAAACACGTCATCCCCGGCACCGTCGTCACCGCCGGTGGCTGGATTCTCCTCCAACTGGGCTTTCTGTACTACGCCCAGAACGCCTCGCAGTACCAAGCGTACGGCGTCCTCGGGGCGGTGCTGCTGTTCGTGACGTGGCTCTATCTCGGCGGTATCCTCGTGCTCCTCGGCGCGGTGGTCAACGTCGTCATCGAACGTCCGACGCCGTACGCCGAACTCCGCGCGCCTCGCTGA
- a CDS encoding cupin domain-containing protein, which yields MERLSLSDVETTEAVSGVHLAQLAAGEEMSVQHFHIAAGATVPEHDHPHEQTGYITQGTLTFVVDGEEIRVTEGDSYVIPGGEPHGAENRGDEPVRGVDIFSPPRLNPDWQE from the coding sequence ATGGAACGACTGTCGCTGTCAGACGTAGAGACGACCGAAGCAGTATCCGGCGTTCACCTCGCACAGCTCGCCGCGGGTGAGGAGATGAGCGTCCAGCACTTCCATATCGCCGCCGGGGCGACGGTACCCGAACACGACCACCCCCACGAGCAGACGGGCTACATCACACAGGGGACGCTGACGTTCGTCGTCGATGGGGAGGAGATTCGCGTCACCGAGGGCGACTCCTACGTCATCCCCGGTGGTGAACCGCACGGTGCCGAGAACCGCGGCGACGAACCCGTCCGCGGCGTCGACATCTTCAGTCCCCCGCGACTGAACCCCGACTGGCAGGAGTAG